The Hymenobacter sp. GOD-10R genome includes a window with the following:
- a CDS encoding polyketide synthase, giving the protein MNESATTNTSIYERGEGLFVQQLFEESAAKYQDKIAVICNEEKITYAELDEAANKLSNAILYNHYHDEIIGISNSREIEMIVGILAILKAGKAYLPLDHRYPQQRITQIIANSKITACVATTKDSELLELAGLKVITSDKQHGFPAQAVANRSEVAYVLYTSGSTGVPKGVCMGHKPLVNLIEWQNENSTAAIDARTLQFAPISFDVSFQEIFATLTTGGTLLLIDEETRIDLDRLLRFVELKSINRVFLPFVALQYLAEAAVNAQRFPLSLKEVMTAGEQLKITPQLVEFFSKLPGCVLYNQYGPTECHVVTQLILDGDASAWPPLPTIGSAIANTVLFMVDDKLALLPDGEVGEVCISGICLAEGYLNQPELTKEKFCYWRNDRGESIRIYRTGDLGRFLPDGTIEFLGRRDDQVKIRGYRIELAEVEVALNEINGIRQAVVVAQETASGQKQLVAYVVASAMQQDTSAVRKLLEARLPEYMVPSAFVWMDDFPKTSSGKVDKKLLPKPEGKRPSLTTLYRKPTTAIEKNIVSTLCDLLGIDKVGLDDNFFELGGSSLLAQRTVAALKKQYNYVLPVTKLYQHPTVATIVDYLSQHASVKSKAATENAVRVENTSDVAVIGMSGRFPGAASIDELWEVLKQGKETTSFFTEAELDSTLPSLLTKDPLYVKARGIIDSADQFDAFFFGLNSKLAEAMDPQQRVFLEIAWEALEQSGHLPAHYDGRIGVFAGCGNNTYYWHNLAGNEEVINRVGSFQIMTVNEKDYLASRTAYTLNLKGPAVSVYSACSTSLLAIAQAVQSIRAGHCEVALAGGSSITSPVRSGHLYEEGAMLSPDGHCRSFDADAQGTVFSDGAGVVLLKSLEAAKRDGDTIYAVIKGVGVNNDGSNKGSFTAPSAEGQASAIAMAIANAQIEAASISYVEAHGTATPLGDPIEIEGLSMAFGEQSSTQFCAIGSIKSNMGHLTAAAGVTGFIKTVLALHHKQLPPSLGFEKPNPAIDFNNSPFFVNTKLSPWQSQSVRRAGVSSFGVGGTNVHVVLEEGEAESVPTTSGRPLQLVTWSAKSDVSRDAYGQRLAEHVRQTPSADLADLAFTLHTTRPAFNYRRFVMAANQDELSEALLNTNVPSSEISSLKARPDEVVFLFPGQGSQYLNMGRTLYENETVYRQAVDECAELLQAHIDTDIRQIIFPEANSPESEDRLKNTRYTQPALFVTEYAVAKLWMSWGITPSIFCGHSIGEFVAAHLAGIFTLADALLLIATRGKMVSELPRGSMLSVRMEVEKVEELLPKNLSVAAINSTKLCVVAGQDEDVATFARMLDSQSIPNRVLATSHAFHSAMMDPIVDDFRQVVAKVTLHQPQKPMISTVSGTWLTEAQATSPDYWATHLRATVRFADALETVLAQESPLLLEVGPGNVTATLARQQAGTRPVVVLASLAAPKGAQAEYQTILKTLGQLWLNGVEPDWHAFYADQTRKRILLPTYAFDRKRCWIDSLQKPTTTINTAELPVQEFASITETHLPTTMRKSILLTRVKTILEDASGIDMDGVTPEMSFLEIGLDSLLLTQVVLMLKREFELPITFRQLNEEYATLDLLTSYLDSKLPADAYQPAPAVIPPAPSIAPVAALAQSAAVQAAPAPITLQAAPVMMLPIGASLPAGNDSPLGLIAQQLHILAKQMNMLQGGGQVLPVSSPTAVPMPSAPTEPVVTVPSFSVKPTAASADLTPEEAVEIKKPFGAAARIERQTTELSPAQQHFLQQLTFRYNQKTAGSKTYAQQHRSYMADPRVVSGFKPLTKEIVYPIVVNRSRGSRLWDVDGNEYIDVLSGFGSNLLGYQPDIIKDALADQIEKGFEVGPQHELAGEVSQLICAFTGLERAALCNTGSEAVLGAMRIARTVTGRSLIVAFSGSYHGINDEVLIRGTKKLKSFPAAPGIMPEAVQNMLILDYGTEESLRIISERASELAAVLVEPVQSRRPEFRPIDFLKKLRAVTAASGTALIFDEVITGFRMHPGGAQALFGIKADLATYGKVIGGGLPIGAIAGKKEFMDALDGGFWQYGDASVPEAGVTYFAGTFVRHPLALAAAKASLHYMKERGAALQRSLTGKAERLTETLNREFERQGLPFFVAQFGSLWKIKFKEEIPYSELLFTLMRERGIHVWDGFPCFMTEAHTEKEIDTVIDLFLDCVNQLVAVGFFKGNGIPALTAATVNGLASGTSQPPVPGAKLGRDKDGNPAWFISDPEQPGKYFQIKSY; this is encoded by the coding sequence ATGAATGAGTCTGCTACTACCAATACAAGCATATATGAACGAGGGGAAGGTTTGTTTGTTCAACAATTATTTGAAGAAAGTGCTGCCAAATACCAAGATAAGATTGCAGTTATATGCAATGAAGAAAAGATAACATATGCAGAGCTAGATGAAGCCGCTAATAAGTTAAGTAATGCCATCTTATATAATCATTATCATGACGAAATAATTGGAATTAGTAATTCGCGTGAGATAGAAATGATTGTAGGGATACTAGCAATATTAAAAGCAGGTAAGGCATACCTGCCGCTTGATCATAGATACCCTCAACAACGGATTACTCAGATAATAGCTAATTCTAAAATTACAGCGTGCGTTGCTACAACGAAAGATAGCGAGTTACTTGAGTTAGCAGGTTTAAAAGTAATAACATCAGATAAACAGCATGGTTTCCCTGCGCAAGCTGTAGCAAACAGAAGCGAAGTAGCTTATGTACTTTATACGTCTGGCTCTACAGGAGTGCCTAAAGGCGTTTGCATGGGCCACAAACCACTCGTTAATCTAATAGAGTGGCAGAATGAAAATTCTACAGCTGCGATAGATGCACGAACATTACAATTTGCACCTATAAGCTTTGATGTTTCTTTTCAAGAAATATTTGCAACGTTAACTACTGGTGGAACACTATTATTGATTGATGAAGAAACTCGGATTGATTTAGATAGATTACTACGCTTTGTAGAATTGAAATCAATCAATAGAGTATTCTTGCCATTCGTGGCGCTGCAGTACTTGGCAGAGGCTGCTGTGAACGCTCAGCGTTTTCCACTTTCCTTAAAAGAAGTGATGACGGCTGGTGAGCAATTAAAAATAACGCCTCAGCTAGTTGAGTTTTTTTCAAAGCTCCCAGGCTGCGTCTTGTATAACCAATATGGGCCAACAGAGTGTCATGTCGTTACGCAACTAATACTTGACGGTGATGCATCGGCATGGCCGCCTTTACCAACAATTGGTAGTGCTATTGCGAACACCGTCCTGTTTATGGTCGATGATAAGCTAGCTCTGTTACCTGATGGGGAAGTTGGAGAAGTTTGTATTAGCGGTATTTGCTTGGCTGAGGGATATCTGAATCAACCGGAGCTGACAAAAGAAAAATTCTGCTATTGGCGCAACGATCGAGGCGAATCAATACGCATCTATCGGACCGGCGACCTAGGTCGCTTCTTGCCCGATGGTACTATCGAATTTCTAGGTCGCAGAGATGATCAGGTGAAAATCAGAGGCTATCGGATTGAGCTTGCTGAAGTCGAAGTTGCTCTCAATGAGATAAATGGCATTCGGCAAGCGGTTGTAGTAGCACAAGAGACTGCAAGTGGTCAGAAGCAGTTGGTGGCTTATGTGGTAGCCTCTGCCATGCAGCAGGATACATCAGCTGTTCGTAAGTTATTAGAAGCTAGGCTGCCAGAATATATGGTACCATCTGCATTCGTGTGGATGGATGATTTTCCGAAAACAAGTAGCGGCAAGGTTGATAAGAAATTATTGCCTAAGCCCGAAGGAAAACGGCCATCGCTAACCACGTTATATCGGAAGCCTACCACAGCTATTGAGAAAAATATAGTAAGCACGTTGTGCGACCTGCTCGGAATAGACAAGGTTGGACTTGATGATAATTTTTTTGAGCTAGGTGGAAGTTCATTATTGGCGCAGAGAACTGTTGCTGCTTTGAAAAAGCAGTACAACTATGTTCTACCAGTTACTAAATTATATCAGCACCCGACTGTTGCTACAATTGTAGATTATTTATCACAGCACGCATCTGTAAAAAGCAAAGCTGCTACAGAAAATGCAGTTCGAGTAGAAAATACTAGTGATGTTGCGGTAATTGGAATGTCCGGGCGCTTCCCTGGTGCAGCTTCTATTGATGAATTATGGGAAGTATTAAAGCAAGGAAAAGAAACCACAAGCTTTTTTACAGAAGCTGAGTTAGACTCAACATTACCTAGTCTGCTTACCAAAGATCCGCTTTATGTAAAGGCGCGTGGAATAATTGATTCCGCAGACCAATTTGATGCTTTCTTCTTTGGGTTAAATTCAAAGCTGGCAGAAGCAATGGACCCGCAACAGCGTGTGTTCCTCGAAATTGCTTGGGAAGCATTGGAGCAGTCAGGCCATTTGCCAGCGCATTACGATGGACGAATAGGTGTATTTGCCGGTTGCGGTAATAATACTTACTACTGGCACAATTTGGCTGGTAATGAGGAGGTAATTAATCGGGTTGGGAGTTTCCAAATAATGACCGTTAACGAGAAAGACTACCTTGCTTCTCGAACGGCATATACGCTGAATCTGAAGGGACCCGCTGTTAGTGTTTATTCGGCCTGTTCCACCTCTTTGTTAGCTATTGCACAGGCTGTACAGAGTATTCGTGCTGGGCATTGCGAAGTGGCCTTGGCTGGTGGGTCCAGTATCACGTCGCCCGTTCGGAGCGGGCACTTGTATGAGGAAGGGGCGATGCTGAGCCCAGACGGTCATTGCCGCTCGTTTGATGCCGATGCACAGGGAACTGTCTTTAGTGATGGAGCAGGAGTTGTGTTATTGAAGAGCCTGGAAGCAGCTAAGCGTGACGGTGATACAATCTATGCCGTCATCAAAGGGGTAGGCGTGAATAATGATGGCAGCAACAAAGGAAGCTTTACAGCCCCAAGTGCTGAAGGTCAAGCATCAGCAATTGCTATGGCTATTGCTAATGCGCAAATCGAAGCCGCCTCAATTAGTTATGTAGAAGCACATGGCACGGCAACTCCCCTCGGCGACCCCATCGAGATAGAAGGGCTTTCAATGGCTTTTGGCGAGCAGTCTTCAACTCAGTTCTGCGCCATTGGTTCTATCAAAAGCAACATGGGGCACCTGACGGCGGCGGCAGGAGTGACCGGGTTTATCAAGACAGTGTTGGCGTTGCATCATAAGCAACTGCCACCATCCCTCGGGTTTGAAAAGCCAAACCCTGCCATCGATTTCAATAATAGTCCTTTTTTCGTAAACACGAAACTCTCGCCCTGGCAGTCGCAGAGCGTGCGCCGGGCAGGCGTAAGTTCGTTTGGTGTAGGGGGCACGAATGTGCACGTGGTGCTAGAAGAAGGGGAGGCGGAAAGCGTACCTACAACGTCGGGCCGGCCACTTCAGCTTGTAACATGGTCAGCAAAATCGGATGTTAGTCGCGATGCATACGGGCAACGGTTGGCTGAACATGTTCGGCAAACGCCATCAGCAGATCTGGCTGACCTAGCTTTCACGCTGCATACTACCCGGCCGGCATTCAATTATCGTCGGTTTGTGATGGCCGCTAACCAGGATGAGTTATCCGAAGCGCTGCTAAACACGAATGTGCCTTCCTCAGAGATTAGCAGTCTTAAAGCTAGGCCCGATGAAGTAGTCTTCTTGTTCCCTGGCCAAGGCTCACAGTACCTCAATATGGGGCGTACCCTGTACGAGAACGAAACAGTTTATCGGCAAGCAGTTGATGAGTGCGCGGAGTTGCTGCAAGCACATATTGATACGGACATACGACAAATCATCTTCCCAGAAGCCAATAGCCCGGAATCAGAAGATCGTCTGAAAAATACACGCTATACGCAGCCTGCTTTGTTCGTGACCGAATACGCGGTAGCTAAGCTGTGGATGAGCTGGGGAATTACACCATCTATCTTCTGTGGGCATAGTATCGGTGAATTCGTTGCTGCCCATTTAGCGGGCATTTTCACCCTAGCTGATGCCTTACTCCTTATTGCTACCCGTGGTAAGATGGTGAGTGAGCTTCCGCGCGGAAGTATGCTCTCGGTACGGATGGAGGTGGAAAAAGTCGAGGAGCTTTTGCCTAAAAATCTGTCTGTGGCCGCTATCAACAGCACGAAGCTGTGCGTGGTAGCCGGCCAAGATGAGGATGTTGCTACGTTCGCTAGAATGCTCGATAGCCAATCTATTCCGAACCGGGTGTTGGCCACTAGCCATGCGTTCCATTCGGCTATGATGGACCCAATCGTTGATGATTTCAGGCAAGTAGTGGCAAAAGTTACATTGCATCAGCCGCAAAAGCCCATGATTTCAACTGTGAGTGGCACATGGCTCACCGAAGCGCAAGCAACTAGCCCCGATTATTGGGCTACGCACTTGCGCGCAACGGTGCGGTTTGCCGATGCACTAGAAACAGTGTTGGCGCAAGAATCGCCATTGCTACTAGAAGTGGGGCCAGGTAACGTGACAGCCACGCTTGCACGCCAGCAAGCTGGCACTAGGCCAGTGGTTGTGCTAGCTAGCCTGGCAGCTCCAAAAGGCGCGCAGGCAGAGTACCAAACCATTCTGAAGACGCTAGGGCAGCTGTGGCTGAATGGAGTAGAGCCAGATTGGCATGCTTTCTACGCTGACCAAACAAGAAAAAGAATCCTACTACCTACATACGCTTTCGACCGCAAACGCTGTTGGATCGACTCGCTGCAAAAGCCTACCACAACTATTAATACCGCCGAACTGCCTGTCCAAGAATTTGCATCTATTACGGAAACACACCTGCCAACTACAATGCGAAAAAGTATACTATTAACGAGGGTAAAAACTATACTGGAAGATGCTTCTGGTATCGATATGGACGGCGTAACGCCAGAGATGAGTTTTCTGGAAATCGGGCTCGATTCGCTCCTGCTAACGCAGGTCGTACTGATGTTGAAGAGAGAGTTCGAGCTACCAATTACGTTCCGCCAGCTCAATGAAGAGTATGCAACCCTCGATCTGCTAACTTCCTATTTGGACAGCAAATTACCTGCTGACGCCTATCAGCCGGCGCCTGCTGTGATACCACCTGCTCCGTCTATCGCGCCGGTTGCTGCTTTGGCACAATCTGCTGCTGTACAAGCTGCGCCAGCGCCAATCACACTACAGGCAGCACCGGTTATGATGCTTCCTATTGGGGCTAGCCTCCCAGCCGGTAACGACTCGCCACTTGGCCTGATTGCTCAACAGTTGCACATCCTGGCCAAACAGATGAATATGCTGCAAGGAGGCGGACAAGTGCTGCCAGTGAGTAGCCCTACCGCAGTTCCGATGCCCAGTGCACCTACGGAGCCAGTTGTCACGGTACCTAGCTTTTCAGTAAAACCAACTGCGGCATCAGCAGATCTGACTCCTGAAGAAGCTGTTGAAATCAAGAAGCCTTTCGGGGCTGCTGCCCGTATCGAACGGCAAACGACGGAGCTGAGTCCTGCACAACAGCACTTTTTGCAGCAGCTCACGTTCCGCTACAACCAAAAGACGGCCGGTAGCAAAACCTACGCTCAGCAGCACCGCTCTTACATGGCTGACCCGCGGGTAGTTTCAGGCTTTAAGCCGCTCACCAAGGAGATTGTTTACCCAATCGTGGTAAACCGGTCGCGGGGTAGTCGCTTGTGGGATGTAGATGGCAACGAGTATATCGATGTACTGAGTGGTTTTGGATCCAATCTGCTGGGCTATCAGCCTGATATTATTAAAGATGCGCTAGCCGATCAGATTGAGAAAGGCTTTGAAGTTGGTCCACAGCATGAGCTAGCTGGTGAAGTAAGTCAACTCATTTGTGCTTTCACGGGCTTAGAGCGTGCCGCTTTGTGCAACACGGGTTCGGAAGCTGTGCTAGGTGCGATGCGCATTGCGCGCACTGTGACGGGTCGCTCGTTGATTGTTGCTTTTTCGGGCTCCTACCATGGCATCAATGATGAGGTTCTAATCCGCGGAACCAAGAAGCTGAAATCGTTTCCAGCGGCGCCAGGTATTATGCCGGAAGCCGTACAGAACATGCTGATCTTGGATTACGGTACGGAAGAGAGCTTGCGCATTATCAGCGAACGAGCTTCGGAGTTGGCAGCTGTGTTGGTAGAACCCGTGCAGAGCCGCCGCCCCGAATTCCGACCGATAGACTTCCTGAAAAAGCTTCGAGCAGTTACCGCTGCCTCTGGAACAGCCCTGATTTTCGACGAGGTAATTACCGGTTTCCGGATGCATCCAGGCGGAGCACAGGCGCTATTCGGTATCAAAGCTGACCTAGCAACCTACGGCAAAGTAATTGGCGGCGGGCTGCCTATTGGCGCAATTGCTGGCAAGAAAGAATTTATGGATGCGCTAGACGGCGGCTTTTGGCAATATGGTGATGCTTCGGTGCCAGAAGCAGGCGTAACCTATTTCGCGGGCACCTTTGTTCGGCACCCGTTGGCCCTGGCCGCCGCTAAGGCATCCTTGCATTATATGAAGGAAAGAGGAGCTGCCTTGCAGCGCAGCTTAACCGGTAAAGCTGAGCGATTGACGGAAACCCTAAACCGAGAGTTTGAGCGTCAAGGATTGCCGTTTTTCGTCGCCCAGTTCGGGTCACTTTGGAAGATCAAGTTTAAGGAAGAGATTCCTTACAGTGAGCTGCTGTTCACGCTGATGCGCGAAAGAGGCATTCACGTATGGGATGGGTTCCCATGCTTCATGACAGAAGCGCACACCGAGAAAGAAATAGATACAGTTATTGACCTATTTCTCGATTGTGTGAATCAGTTGGTTGCCGTGGGATTCTTCAAGGGGAACGGAATACCTGCGCTAACGGCTGCAACGGTCAACGGGCTAGCCTCTGGTACTAGTCAGCCGCCGGTACCCGGAGCGAAGCTAGGACGTGACAAAGACGGGAATCCTGCCTGGTTTATCTCCGACCCAGAACAGCCTGGTAAATACTTCCAAATCAAATCGTACTAG
- a CDS encoding PRC-barrel domain-containing protein — protein MEANANVPSGQGMHLRRLRDLPDFEVASNNPDVRGWSVRGSDGKKFGEVYELIVEQEALKVRYLDVELDSSLNINERDRHILLPIGVAALDEESDNVFVPSLTSESVLNYPPFVEIQITREYEQAMLKSLNLPLPSHADAEFYNHTSYDEQQFYRRGRSAE, from the coding sequence ATGGAAGCGAATGCGAATGTTCCATCTGGTCAAGGAATGCACCTACGTCGTTTGCGTGACCTGCCCGATTTTGAAGTAGCGAGCAACAATCCGGATGTGCGTGGATGGAGTGTGCGCGGAAGTGATGGTAAAAAGTTCGGCGAAGTGTACGAACTGATTGTAGAACAAGAAGCACTAAAAGTGCGGTATCTCGATGTTGAGCTAGATTCGTCGCTAAATATCAACGAACGCGACCGGCATATCTTATTGCCTATTGGTGTAGCAGCACTAGATGAAGAGAGCGATAATGTATTTGTGCCTTCACTCACAAGCGAGTCGGTATTGAATTATCCTCCCTTTGTTGAAATACAAATCACGCGTGAGTACGAGCAAGCAATGCTAAAATCGCTCAATCTACCTCTACCATCTCATGCGGATGCTGAGTTCTATAACCATACTTCTTATGATGAGCAGCAATTTTATCGACGGGGCCGGTCTGCTGAGTAA
- a CDS encoding amino acid adenylation domain-containing protein, which translates to MLVKELENLDLTEVEFDPFVGPEIVCVAPSTEAQQEIWIACLFGGDDANRAFNESVSLRLRGRFDKAAMEKALQALVKRHEALHSAFGANGREICVFKDLAADFAYQDITNKSEEEQEQFIAKYTQQNALLPFNLLYGPLFRSSLIKLSDQEHHLTLTAHHVVCDGWSLGIMMQDLGKLYSAQVQDVYPDLTKAINFSQFASEQLSYAKSEDYRAVEKFWLDQYKNNAPVVTLPTDFPRPSLRTFKSNRLDYPLKPGLVPAIKKMGLKAGCSFVTTLMAGFDVLLHRLTGQNEIVVGLPTAGQSATGNHWLVGHCVNLLPLRSTLTPEVSFVDFLKQRKAFLFDAYEHQQLTFGSLLKKLSIPRDASRIPLVPVVFNVDMGLADGVEFHELEYELISNPREYESFELFLNASGSEKSVVLECSYNSALFKPATIKQMMAEFEQLLEQVVENPSIKVTAIQLGSATNPAEAYAELNSTTQPYPVSKTLHQLLSEQAKRTPHATAIKFGNFVLSYQELETSANQLANYLAASQVRPGDVVGLLLERSPDLVIALLAIMKCGAAYVPLDPIYPEERISFMLADSGARFLFASEKLGAAFSTSATKLCAEDAFQASRGYSTTAPRREQESSSLLYVLYTSGSTGKPKGVQITHRNVVNFLCSMQQEPGITAADKLLAVTTISFDIAGLELFLPLISGAAIVLADAMTTKDGKLLRELIEQERVTILQATPATWRMLLEAGWTKKLPLKALCGGEALPAELAARLVAKCDSVWNMYGPTETTIWSSVKHVADVEENITVGKPIANTQFYILDDQLRLVEPGVVGEIIIAGDGVGQGYLNRPELTAEKFVTNPFAEENGATMYRTGDLGKLLPSGEVQCLGRVDQQVKVRGYRIEPGEIEQVLVSFDDLKEAVVLARDERLVAFVVPAAALSLAAAQQRIAEWKKALARLLPAYMVPSEVVVLSALPMTLNGKVDRKALLEQPKEAAKQLHDHYVAPRTESEKLVASIWCDCLKLEQVSIYDNFFELGGHSLIAVQVMARLEQETGKRLPLSTLFEYSTVQKLASVVQANDEVITWDSLWDSLVPIQPCGSKTPLYIVHGAGMNVLLFNTLAKNMDPDQPVYGLQAKGLNGIDEPLGTIEEIAAHYIAAISATNPDGPYALAGYSFGGVIAYEMASQLVKAGKVVKSLIMFDTYAYQAYSAKPGKAKRRAKVKYLLQKTAYTFVLLAKRPGRTLFYKADTVKRMFLRPYLTLKHGKERQYEILNGHPYQLAVKNNLAEQAYELTPQPLAIDLFRVDTPTYYMHDTEFLGWKNLALKGVNIHQVQGEHGCIFDAPNDQKIAETLQIILNKS; encoded by the coding sequence ATGTTGGTAAAGGAACTTGAAAACCTAGACCTGACAGAGGTCGAATTCGACCCATTTGTTGGGCCAGAAATCGTGTGCGTGGCGCCTTCTACGGAAGCTCAGCAGGAAATATGGATTGCTTGCCTATTTGGTGGTGACGATGCTAACCGGGCCTTTAACGAATCGGTCTCGCTGCGGCTGCGCGGTCGATTCGACAAAGCTGCTATGGAAAAAGCGCTGCAAGCTCTAGTGAAACGCCACGAAGCTTTGCATTCGGCTTTCGGAGCTAATGGTCGTGAGATCTGCGTTTTTAAAGACTTGGCCGCTGACTTTGCCTATCAGGATATAACCAACAAGTCGGAGGAGGAGCAAGAACAGTTTATAGCTAAATACACGCAGCAAAACGCGCTGTTGCCGTTTAACTTACTGTATGGGCCACTTTTTAGGTCCAGCTTAATTAAGCTGTCTGATCAGGAGCACCATCTTACGCTTACCGCGCACCACGTCGTGTGTGACGGCTGGTCGTTGGGTATCATGATGCAAGACCTAGGTAAGCTGTACTCAGCCCAGGTACAGGATGTCTATCCAGATCTGACGAAAGCAATCAACTTCAGTCAGTTTGCCAGTGAACAGCTCTCCTACGCAAAAAGTGAAGACTATCGGGCAGTTGAGAAGTTCTGGCTTGATCAGTACAAGAACAATGCGCCGGTCGTAACCCTGCCCACGGACTTTCCGCGGCCGTCATTACGTACATTCAAGAGTAATCGCCTTGATTATCCGCTGAAGCCAGGTTTAGTACCTGCTATCAAGAAGATGGGGTTAAAGGCAGGGTGTAGCTTCGTCACCACGCTGATGGCTGGTTTCGATGTGCTACTGCATCGCCTAACCGGACAAAACGAAATTGTAGTTGGGTTGCCTACGGCCGGACAATCGGCGACTGGCAACCACTGGCTAGTAGGGCACTGCGTCAACCTCTTGCCCTTGCGCAGTACACTGACACCTGAGGTCAGCTTTGTTGACTTCCTCAAACAGCGAAAGGCTTTCCTATTCGACGCCTACGAGCATCAGCAGCTGACGTTCGGGAGCTTACTGAAAAAGCTGAGCATTCCGCGGGACGCTTCGCGCATCCCGCTCGTACCCGTCGTATTCAACGTAGATATGGGCCTTGCCGATGGCGTTGAGTTCCACGAACTGGAGTATGAGCTGATCAGCAATCCGCGCGAGTACGAGAGCTTTGAGCTGTTTCTGAACGCTAGCGGCTCAGAAAAGTCAGTGGTGCTGGAGTGTTCTTACAATAGCGCCTTGTTCAAGCCTGCTACCATCAAGCAGATGATGGCTGAATTTGAGCAGCTATTGGAGCAGGTCGTCGAAAACCCATCTATTAAGGTGACGGCTATTCAACTAGGTAGCGCAACGAACCCGGCGGAGGCATACGCCGAGCTAAATAGCACCACTCAGCCCTATCCAGTAAGCAAAACGCTACACCAGCTACTTAGCGAGCAAGCAAAACGCACGCCTCATGCAACGGCTATCAAGTTTGGAAACTTTGTTCTCTCTTATCAAGAGCTAGAAACCAGTGCTAATCAGCTAGCTAATTACTTAGCAGCTAGCCAAGTGCGCCCTGGTGATGTAGTAGGATTGCTGCTAGAGCGTTCCCCAGACTTGGTAATTGCGCTGCTCGCCATCATGAAGTGTGGCGCAGCTTACGTACCGCTCGACCCAATTTATCCGGAGGAGCGCATCTCCTTTATGTTGGCTGATTCGGGCGCGAGATTCCTGTTTGCGTCGGAAAAGCTAGGTGCCGCATTTTCTACCAGCGCTACCAAACTGTGCGCGGAGGATGCTTTCCAAGCATCGCGTGGCTATTCTACAACCGCTCCTAGGCGGGAGCAGGAGAGTAGCAGCTTGCTCTACGTGCTATACACCTCTGGCTCGACCGGTAAGCCTAAAGGGGTACAAATTACCCATCGTAACGTCGTCAACTTCTTGTGTAGCATGCAGCAGGAGCCAGGCATCACAGCCGCCGACAAGCTGTTAGCCGTAACGACTATTTCCTTTGACATTGCCGGGCTGGAATTGTTTCTACCACTGATTAGCGGCGCAGCTATTGTTTTGGCCGACGCCATGACGACCAAAGATGGCAAGCTACTGCGGGAGCTAATTGAGCAAGAACGCGTAACCATTCTGCAGGCGACGCCCGCTACGTGGCGCATGCTACTGGAAGCCGGCTGGACGAAAAAGCTGCCTTTAAAAGCGCTTTGTGGCGGCGAAGCACTACCCGCTGAGCTAGCTGCACGCTTGGTTGCTAAATGTGACTCTGTTTGGAACATGTACGGCCCAACCGAGACAACGATTTGGTCTTCCGTTAAGCATGTTGCCGATGTTGAGGAGAATATTACGGTAGGGAAACCAATTGCCAATACGCAGTTTTACATCTTAGACGATCAGCTTAGGCTCGTGGAGCCAGGTGTCGTAGGGGAGATAATTATTGCGGGTGATGGTGTAGGCCAAGGTTATCTGAACCGGCCTGAGCTGACTGCCGAAAAGTTTGTGACAAACCCATTCGCCGAGGAGAATGGCGCCACCATGTACCGCACTGGTGACCTAGGGAAGCTGCTGCCATCGGGAGAGGTGCAGTGCCTAGGGCGGGTAGATCAGCAGGTGAAAGTGCGGGGGTACCGCATTGAGCCTGGTGAGATAGAGCAAGTACTCGTATCGTTCGACGACTTAAAGGAGGCCGTAGTACTAGCCCGCGACGAACGGCTAGTTGCTTTTGTGGTGCCCGCCGCAGCGCTATCGTTGGCAGCGGCTCAGCAGAGAATTGCGGAGTGGAAGAAAGCACTGGCGAGGTTGCTACCAGCTTATATGGTGCCCAGCGAGGTGGTCGTGCTGTCTGCGCTACCGATGACGCTCAATGGGAAAGTGGACCGGAAAGCACTGCTGGAGCAGCCCAAAGAAGCGGCCAAGCAGCTACATGATCACTATGTAGCGCCGCGTACTGAGTCCGAGAAGCTAGTCGCCAGCATTTGGTGCGACTGTCTCAAACTTGAGCAAGTAAGCATCTATGACAACTTCTTTGAGCTAGGTGGCCATTCCTTGATAGCGGTGCAGGTGATGGCACGCTTAGAGCAGGAAACCGGTAAGCGGCTACCTCTTTCTACGCTGTTCGAATACTCTACCGTACAGAAGCTCGCTTCGGTAGTACAGGCAAATGATGAAGTCATCACGTGGGATTCGTTGTGGGATTCACTGGTGCCAATACAGCCCTGTGGCAGCAAAACGCCACTCTACATTGTACACGGTGCAGGCATGAACGTTTTGCTATTCAATACCCTAGCCAAGAACATGGATCCTGATCAGCCGGTGTACGGATTGCAGGCCAAGGGCCTCAACGGCATCGACGAGCCCCTAGGTACCATTGAGGAAATAGCAGCGCACTACATAGCCGCTATTTCTGCTACGAATCCTGATGGGCCGTATGCGTTGGCTGGTTACTCTTTTGGGGGTGTTATTGCCTACGAAATGGCTAGCCAGTTGGTAAAGGCTGGAAAGGTAGTTAAGTCACTCATTATGTTTGATACCTATGCGTATCAGGCGTATAGCGCTAAACCTGGTAAGGCCAAGCGCAGAGCTAAGGTAAAATATCTCTTGCAGAAAACGGCTTATACGTTCGTGCTGTTAGCGAAGCGCCCAGGTCGCACGTTGTTCTATAAGGCTGATACAGTCAAGCGGATGTTCTTGCGGCCTTACCTAACGCTGAAGCATGGTAAGGAGCGGCAGTACGAAATACTTAATGGGCATCCGTATCAGCTTGCGGTAAAAAACAACCTTGCTGAGCAAGCCTACGAGCTAACGCCGCAACCACTGGCTATCGACTTGTTTAGGGTAGATACGCCGACCTACTACATGCACGATACCGAGTTCCTCGGGTGGAAGAATCTGGCGCTGAAAGGAGTCAACATCCACCAGGTGCAAGGCGAGCATGGGTGCATCTTCGATGCGCCAAATGACCAGAAGATAGCAGAGACTTTGCAGATCATTCTGAACAAAAGCTAG